One genomic region from Microscilla marina ATCC 23134 encodes:
- a CDS encoding helix-hairpin-helix domain-containing protein, producing MKRVKLWIRNYFGFSRKETNGFIILMALLVVLIAILLSNPHLGSFSKKQVDNSDQSTLDSLEALIAKQTAELAAEKKEYKKSSDYIKTPRYSRKKKYKKTPAYTPNEFFTFDPNTATVQDWQKLGFSAKVAGRIQNYVSKGGKFRQKSDLKKIYGFPERAYDQLEAYIQLPDKYEAPKNRKYTTASPFATQEDKTAPFDLNEATTEQLKQIKGIGEALSERIISFRNRLGGFSNTEQLKDIYGLKPEVISALLQYASLTPANIKKINVNTAKFEALKAHPYIGYKLAKIIINYREHHGNYTSIKDLGKIKIIDETKLAQLKPYIAF from the coding sequence CGCAAAGAAACCAATGGCTTTATCATTCTTATGGCATTGTTGGTGGTACTGATTGCCATATTGCTGAGTAACCCACACCTAGGTAGTTTTAGTAAAAAGCAAGTAGACAATTCAGACCAAAGTACATTAGATAGTTTGGAAGCACTCATTGCCAAACAAACCGCTGAACTGGCGGCCGAAAAAAAAGAATACAAAAAATCTTCTGATTATATCAAAACCCCTCGCTACTCACGCAAAAAGAAATACAAAAAAACACCTGCCTACACTCCCAACGAATTTTTCACATTCGACCCTAACACTGCTACAGTACAAGATTGGCAAAAATTGGGGTTTTCGGCTAAAGTAGCCGGGCGTATTCAAAACTATGTATCCAAAGGGGGCAAGTTTCGCCAAAAAAGTGACTTAAAAAAGATCTATGGTTTTCCTGAAAGGGCTTATGATCAACTGGAGGCGTATATTCAACTACCAGACAAGTATGAAGCACCCAAAAACCGAAAGTACACCACCGCCAGTCCATTTGCTACCCAGGAAGATAAAACTGCACCGTTTGACTTAAACGAGGCCACTACCGAACAGCTGAAGCAAATCAAAGGAATAGGCGAAGCACTTTCTGAGCGAATAATCAGTTTCAGGAACCGTCTGGGGGGATTTTCTAACACTGAACAACTCAAAGATATTTATGGACTCAAGCCCGAAGTCATCTCTGCTTTATTACAATACGCTTCATTGACGCCCGCCAATATCAAAAAAATCAATGTAAATACTGCCAAATTTGAAGCCCTCAAAGCCCACCCTTATATCGGTTATAAATTGGCAAAAATCATTATCAATTACCGTGAACATCATGGCAATTACACATCAATCAAAGACTTGGGTAAAATCAAGATCATAGATGAAACCAAGCTTGCCCAACTTAAACCTTACATTGCTTTTTAA
- a CDS encoding nucleoside deaminase — protein sequence MHENHERFINRAIELATQGMDSNSGGPFGAVVVKNGEIIAEGHNRVTSTQDPTAHAEVVAIREACKVLNTFQLDDCVIYTSCEPCPMCLGAIYWARPKAVYYACNREDAAHIGFDDQLIYDELDKRIDQRQIKFIAIGRDNGLRVFERWQSKGDKTEY from the coding sequence ATGCACGAAAATCACGAGCGTTTTATAAACAGGGCTATCGAGTTAGCAACCCAAGGAATGGATAGTAATTCGGGCGGACCATTTGGTGCGGTAGTAGTCAAAAACGGTGAAATAATTGCCGAAGGACACAATCGGGTCACTTCGACCCAAGACCCTACCGCTCACGCTGAGGTAGTGGCTATAAGAGAAGCTTGCAAAGTTTTGAACACTTTTCAATTAGATGATTGTGTCATTTACACCTCTTGTGAACCTTGCCCTATGTGCTTAGGCGCTATTTATTGGGCGCGCCCCAAGGCAGTTTACTATGCCTGTAACCGCGAAGATGCAGCACACATTGGTTTTGATGATCAGCTAATTTATGATGAGTTGGACAAAAGAATTGATCAGCGACAAATCAAGTTTATAGCTATAGGCAGAGACAATGGATTGAGGGTGTTTGAGAGGTGGCAAAGTAAGGGAGATAAGACTGAGTATTAA
- the bioD gene encoding dethiobiotin synthase has protein sequence MKHQYIIAGIDTEIGKTVVSAIVAEALQADYWKPIQSGELDNSDTHKVEALVSNHNAIFHPEAYRFKKPMSPHAAAAIDEVTIEPNKIQLPDTRNHLVVELAGGLMVPLTHEFLNIHLIKQLGIPVILVSKYYLGSINHTLLSIELLKAHKVDIKGIIFNGESTPSSKEAILAYSQVPCLGEIPWIEGQLTQSVVASLAKLLSF, from the coding sequence ATGAAACATCAATATATTATTGCAGGGATAGATACCGAAATTGGTAAAACTGTAGTGTCAGCTATTGTGGCCGAAGCATTGCAAGCCGATTATTGGAAGCCCATCCAGTCGGGTGAATTAGACAACTCCGACACCCACAAAGTAGAAGCTTTGGTGAGTAACCACAATGCGATATTTCACCCTGAAGCTTACAGGTTTAAAAAACCTATGTCGCCCCACGCTGCTGCTGCTATAGATGAGGTAACTATAGAGCCAAATAAAATACAACTCCCCGATACTCGCAACCATTTGGTAGTAGAGCTTGCTGGGGGCTTGATGGTACCTTTGACCCACGAATTTTTGAATATCCACTTGATCAAGCAGCTAGGCATTCCGGTTATTTTAGTATCTAAATATTATTTGGGAAGCATTAACCACACCTTATTATCTATAGAGTTGCTTAAGGCACATAAGGTTGATATCAAAGGAATTATTTTTAATGGTGAGTCCACGCCTAGTAGCAAAGAAGCTATTCTGGCTTATAGCCAAGTTCCTTGCTTGGGTGAAATTCCCTGGATCGAAGGGCAGCTTACCCAATCTGTGGTGGCATCTTTGGCAAAATTGCTAAGTTTTTAG
- a CDS encoding aminotransferase class I/II-fold pyridoxal phosphate-dependent enzyme: MDRIKTSQNFLDERLQKRREDGLLRTLVDKHHLIDFCSNDYLGMARSDAFKALIEQKATQANQITPTIGATGSRLISGNLQYTEQLEQRIADFHQAEAGLLFNSGYDANVGIFAALAHRGDTIITDELAHASMIDGARLSHAKRLRFKHNNLVDLEKKLGVAEGNVFIGVESVYSMDGDLAPLKAIADLAEKYGAHLIVDEAHATGVFGSRGEGVVQAENLQERVLLRMHTFGKALGTHGAIVLGSHHLRDYLINFTRSFIYTTSLPFHSLLSIEAAYELLPGCKAERQHLRYLIDFFQKQLSQQTPYQVLDSPSPIQGVIVPGNAQAMAVSQKLATAGFYVKAILSPTVPAKQERLRICLHAFNTEAELRRMIETIKN, encoded by the coding sequence ATGGACAGGATAAAAACTTCGCAGAATTTTTTAGATGAGCGCCTTCAAAAACGCCGGGAAGATGGTTTACTACGTACTTTGGTAGATAAACACCATTTAATAGATTTTTGCTCGAACGATTATCTTGGAATGGCACGCAGTGACGCTTTCAAGGCGTTGATTGAGCAAAAAGCAACACAAGCAAACCAGATAACCCCTACTATAGGGGCTACCGGATCACGGCTTATTTCGGGCAACCTTCAGTATACCGAACAACTGGAGCAACGCATTGCCGATTTTCATCAGGCAGAGGCAGGGCTGTTGTTTAATTCGGGATATGATGCCAACGTAGGCATTTTTGCCGCACTTGCCCATCGGGGAGATACAATCATTACTGATGAACTTGCCCACGCCAGTATGATAGATGGAGCTCGCCTGAGCCACGCCAAAAGGTTGAGATTTAAACATAACAATTTGGTAGATCTGGAAAAAAAGCTGGGCGTTGCAGAAGGCAATGTTTTTATTGGGGTAGAGTCGGTATATTCTATGGATGGCGATCTGGCACCATTGAAAGCTATAGCAGATTTGGCCGAAAAATATGGCGCCCACCTGATTGTAGATGAAGCCCATGCTACGGGGGTGTTTGGCAGCAGGGGAGAGGGGGTTGTACAAGCCGAAAACCTGCAAGAGAGGGTTTTGCTACGTATGCATACTTTTGGCAAAGCATTGGGCACCCATGGAGCTATAGTATTAGGCAGCCATCACCTACGCGACTACCTCATCAACTTTACCCGTTCTTTTATTTATACCACTTCATTGCCCTTTCACTCTTTGTTAAGCATAGAGGCTGCCTATGAGTTATTGCCTGGTTGTAAAGCAGAACGTCAGCACCTGCGATATTTGATTGACTTTTTTCAAAAACAATTGAGCCAGCAAACACCTTATCAAGTACTCGATAGCCCCTCACCCATTCAAGGGGTAATAGTACCAGGCAACGCACAAGCCATGGCTGTATCGCAAAAACTAGCAACTGCTGGCTTTTATGTAAAAGCAATTCTAAGCCCTACAGTACCTGCTAAACAAGAGCGACTTCGGATATGTTTACATGCTTTTAATACCGAAGCCGAGCTTCGACGAATGATTGAAACTATTAAAAACTAA
- the bioB gene encoding biotin synthase BioB, which yields MIKHDWTLAEIEAIYNKPLLDLMFEAASIHRQNKDYAEVQISSLISIKTGGCPEDCAYCPQAARYSTDVDVHKLMPLETVVNMAKEAKDAGSSRVCMGAAWREVRDNRDFDRVLEMVKAVNDMDMEVCCTLGMLNANQAQKLADAGLYAYNHNVDTSEEYYSEVITTRTYKDRLNTINNAREAGLTVCSGGIVGLGETDKDRVGMLKVLSNLHPHPDSVPINALVRIEGTPLEDQPKVPIQDMVRMIATARILMPKTVVRLSAGRTEMSLSEQAMCFMAGANSIFAGDKLLTTPNPDFKDDMEMFDILGLAPREAYKNVDREQFRPKETVEKEA from the coding sequence ATGATAAAACACGATTGGACGCTCGCCGAGATTGAAGCCATCTATAATAAACCTTTGCTCGACTTGATGTTTGAAGCAGCCTCTATTCATCGCCAAAATAAAGATTATGCCGAGGTTCAAATAAGCAGCCTTATTTCCATAAAAACCGGAGGTTGCCCCGAAGACTGCGCGTATTGCCCGCAGGCAGCACGCTATAGTACCGATGTAGACGTACATAAACTAATGCCCCTTGAGACAGTAGTAAACATGGCTAAAGAAGCTAAAGATGCTGGCTCGTCGCGGGTGTGTATGGGAGCTGCCTGGCGCGAAGTACGCGATAACCGCGATTTTGACCGTGTACTGGAAATGGTAAAGGCAGTAAACGACATGGACATGGAAGTATGCTGTACTTTGGGTATGCTCAATGCCAACCAGGCACAAAAGCTTGCCGATGCAGGATTGTATGCTTACAACCATAATGTAGATACTTCGGAAGAGTATTACAGCGAGGTCATCACTACCCGTACTTACAAAGATCGTTTGAACACCATCAACAATGCACGCGAAGCAGGACTCACTGTTTGTTCGGGAGGCATTGTAGGTTTAGGCGAAACCGACAAAGACCGTGTTGGAATGCTGAAGGTACTCTCAAACTTACATCCTCACCCCGATTCAGTGCCTATTAATGCATTGGTAAGGATAGAAGGTACTCCGCTTGAAGACCAACCCAAAGTACCCATACAAGATATGGTACGTATGATTGCCACTGCGCGTATTTTGATGCCTAAAACTGTAGTACGCCTGTCGGCAGGAAGAACAGAAATGTCATTGAGTGAGCAAGCCATGTGTTTTATGGCTGGTGCCAACTCTATTTTTGCTGGAGATAAATTGCTTACTACGCCTAATCCTGACTTTAAGGATGATATGGAAATGTTTGATATTTTGGGCTTGGCTCCTCGTGAAGCCTACAAAAATGTAGACCGTGAGCAGTTTCGCCCTAAAGAAACTGTGGAAAAAGAAGCCTAG
- a CDS encoding Rpn family recombination-promoting nuclease/putative transposase, whose protein sequence is MSERFINPFTDFGFKKLFGEESNKELLIDFLNELLYDKQHITEITYLKNEQMPNSPLDRRAIFDLYCQNDRGEKFIVELQKVKQEFFKDRSLYYATFPIQEQAVTGSDWNFKLEAVYTISIMDFVFNRFQEGNSKFKHHIQLIDTETQEVFYDKLTFIYLEMPKFNKTADELETRFDKWMYLLKNLSRFHEVPPALQERIFKKLFDAAEIVKLNPKDQQAYRDSLKHVWDFNNAVNTAIKEGREEGREEGREEGREEGREEGKVEAIRETARKMKAKGIDVSTIHSITGLSTEEIEAL, encoded by the coding sequence ATGTCTGAAAGATTTATTAACCCGTTTACCGATTTTGGTTTTAAAAAATTGTTTGGTGAAGAAAGCAACAAAGAGTTATTGATTGACTTTTTGAACGAGTTGCTCTACGACAAACAGCACATCACAGAGATTACTTACCTCAAAAACGAGCAAATGCCTAACAGTCCTTTAGACAGAAGGGCTATTTTTGACCTCTATTGTCAAAATGACCGGGGAGAAAAGTTTATTGTAGAGTTGCAAAAAGTAAAGCAAGAGTTTTTCAAAGACCGAAGCCTTTATTATGCTACTTTTCCTATTCAAGAGCAAGCCGTGACAGGCAGTGATTGGAATTTTAAACTAGAAGCAGTTTATACTATTAGTATTATGGATTTTGTGTTTAATAGGTTCCAGGAGGGTAATAGTAAGTTTAAACACCACATTCAACTAATAGACACCGAAACCCAAGAGGTTTTTTATGATAAACTGACCTTTATCTACCTCGAAATGCCCAAGTTTAACAAAACCGCTGATGAGCTTGAAACCCGCTTTGACAAATGGATGTATTTGCTTAAAAATTTATCCAGGTTTCACGAAGTACCACCAGCATTGCAAGAGCGTATTTTCAAAAAATTGTTTGATGCTGCTGAAATTGTTAAACTCAACCCAAAAGACCAACAGGCATACCGGGACAGTTTGAAACATGTATGGGACTTTAATAATGCGGTGAATACAGCTATAAAAGAAGGCAGAGAAGAGGGTAGAGAAGAGGGTAGAGAAGAGGGTAGAGAAGAGGGTAGAGAAGAGGGCAAAGTAGAGGCCATCAGAGAAACCGCCCGAAAAATGAAAGCCAAAGGCATAGATGTATCTACTATTCACAGCATTACTGGTTTATCAACAGAAGAAATCGAAGCACTGTAA